A single window of Plasmodium malariae genome assembly, chromosome: 8 DNA harbors:
- the PmUG01_08015800 gene encoding PIR protein, producing the protein MSDVLEKSFIEALPSKLYYRKHFESNVEYCYGFNEKDKFIQKRNEFNNYDNIKHIEDKLMRALCYVAFTNEGDGCKEKCRNLYYWLGNELLLSNLEESSFSKVIGILNDISNVLFDPGKCKCTFFKDINKEKFEKMKIVYDYCNDHGSIESTLKQYNNVCDNNLNEYLVKANSAYNEIYNCTKRNLELYCMQLKTHVSSCFEKTLSPLTCKIEDVSPENRVSSRYGTTHIDQEYVIKGSAFSSSQIFLFFVLPFIGIFFVGFLLYKFTPIVSWIHTNVLKKKSIRRNLDEMDILELTGYTNEQRKSNLGRKQLNVAYHAA; encoded by the exons atgtcCGATGTTCTGGAA AAAAGTTTTATAGAAGCATTACCatctaaattatattatagaaaACATTTTGAATCAAACGTCGAATACTGCTACGGGTTTAATGAAAAGGAcaaatttatacaaaaaagaaatgagtttaataattatgataacATTAAACATATAGAAGACAAGCTTATGAGGGCTTTGTGTTACGTAGCTTTTACTAATGAAGGAGATGGatgtaaagaaaaatgtcGAAATTTGTACTATTGGTTAGGCAATGAATTGTTATTAAGTAATTTAGAGGAAAGTTCATTTTCTAAAGTTATTGGAATACTTAATGATATTTCAAATGTTCTTTTTGATCCTGGTAAATGCaaatgtactttttttaaagatattaaTAAGGAGAAgtttgaaaaaatgaaaattgtgTATGATTATTGTAATGATCATGGCAGCATTGAAAGTACACTGAAACAATACAATAATGTGTGTgacaataatttaaatgaatatctTGTTAAAGCTAATAGTGcttataatgaaatatataattgtacaaAAAGAAACCTTGAACTGTATTGTATGCAACTTAAAACACATGTTTCTAGTTGTTTTGAAAAAACGCTATCTCCTTTGACATGTAAAATAGAGGATGTGTCCCCAGAAAACCGAGTTTCAAGCCGTTATGGTACTACTCATATTGATCAAGAATATGTAATTAAAGGATCTGCCTTTAGTTCATCtcaaattttccttttctttgtTCTACCTTTTATTGGCATTTTCTTCGTTGgctttcttttatataaa TTTACACCAATTGTATCATGGATACATACTAAcgtattaaagaaaaaatcaaTTAGACGTAATTTGGATGAAATGGATATACTAGAATTAACAGGATACACGAATGAACAAAGAAAATCAAATTTAGGTAGAAAACAACTAAATGTAGCATATCATGCCGCATGA